Below is a window of Culturomica massiliensis DNA.
AAAGAGGCACGTATTATGGCCGTACATGCCGGCCTGGAATGCGGTATTTTAGGTGCAAAATACCCGGGTTGGGACATGATTTCCTTTGGACCGACGATCTGCCACCCACATTCCCCGGACGAGAAAGTAAACATTCCGTCTGTCGGCAAATTCTGGGAATTCTTAAAAGAAACTCTCAAGGAAGCTCCTAAAAAATAAATACACAAGATAACGCCGGGTTTTACCCGGCGTTACTATTTTCTGTTTTTTCAAAATCGTAGTGTAAATTAACTACCTTCCGGTTATTTTTTATTTTTCTTTAACCCTTTCCTCAAAAAAACGTCGTATCTTTGCAGTGTATATGCGAAAATTAAAATATGATCTTAAATAAATTGACACTACCGGAATTGCTCAAAAATAGCTGTTCCAAATTTAAAGACAACTTATCTTTAAATTTTGTTCAATCAGGAAACAGGACTTATCGGGATTTTTACAATGAAGTTCTTTCTATATCCAATCATCTTTTAGAATTAGGAATCCGAAAAGGAGATAAAGTGGCCATCCTAAGTGCCAACATGCCCAACTGGGGAATCACCCAGTTTGCCATTGCACAAATCGGAGCCATTGCCGTGCCTGTACTTCCCGGTTTCAGTACCACTGAAATCCAAAATATATTCGAACATTCGGAAGCTAAAATCATATTTGTGTCCAAACTACTTTATAAGCTGGTAGCCGATATAAAAACAAACTTTCTGGAACATAAAATCCTGATGAATACTTTCGCCCATATCCCGGCAGGATACCCGGTGGAAAACATCGAAAAACTGGAACAGGATATTCCGTTAAATAACCTCAAACCGCTTCCGGAAATTTGCATCGAAGAAGAAGACACCGCTTCCATCATCTATACCTCCGGAACAACCGGATTCTCAAAAGGCGTGGAGCTAAGTCACAAAAACCTGGTGTGGGACGCCCAACAATGCAGCACCATACAACCCGTCAGTACAAACGACCGGTTTTTAAGTATTTTACCACTGGCTCATACATATGAAAACACGCTGGGGTTACTGCTGCCGCTGATGTTCGGAGCACAGATATTTTATCTCGACCGGGTTCCGACACCGAAGCTACTGGTGCCGGCTATGCAAAAGATTCGGCCGACAGTCATGCTATCAGTTCCCCTGGTTATCGAGAAGATATACAAAACTCAGATATTACCGAAATTCAATTCTTCCCGGTTGATGAGCTGTTTATATAAATTCACTCCCATACGCAAAACACTAAACCGCCTCGCCGGTAAAAAGCTTATGCAGACATTCGGCGGAGAACTGGTATTCTTCGGAGTCGGAGGTTCTAAATTAGACCCGACAGTCGAAAGTTTCTTACGTGAAGCCCGTTTCCCATACGCCATCGGTTACGGCTTGACCGAAACAGCCCCGATGACAGCCGGCAGCAACCCGTCGCAAACCTTTTTACAGGGAGTCGGTCCCGTTATGGAAGGTGTACAGGTGAAAATCAACGAACCGAACAACAAAGGAGAAGGTGAAATCTGGATCAAAGGTCCGAACGTCATGAAAGGATACTATAAAAAACCGGAATTAACCCGGGAATCGATCACTCAGGACGGCTGGTTTAAAACCGGCGACCTCGGCTCTTTCGACAAGAAAGGAAGGTTATCGATCCGGGGACGGATAAAAACCATGATTTTAGGGGCTTCCGGCGAAAACATCTATCCGGAAGAAATCGAATCGATCATCAACAATTTCCGGTTTGTAAACGAGTCCCTCGTTGTCGAGTCCAAAGGGAAATTAGTTGCAATGGTTCATTTCAACATGGAAGAGTTGGAAAAACAATATCAGAAGCTAAAAACCCAGGCCGGAAACTACAAAGCGTATATCAACGATTACATCGAAGAACAGAAAAAAGAACTTTTCGAATACGTCAACAGCCGGGTCAATAATTTTTCCAAACTACAATTGGTTATGGTCCAAAGCGAACCTTTCGAAAAAACGCCGACACATAAAATCAAACGTTTCTTATACAACAACGTTCAACTTTAAGAACCACATAAAAAACAGCCGGAAAAATTGAACTGAACCCCAAAAGTTGGACGGTTAATATTATTTAAGAGGCGCTTTTAGAATTGAATAAAGCTCGGTATTTTACCGGGCTGTTTTCGTTTATCGGACCATAAAATAACGATTGACTATCTGATGTGAAAATCCATCATACACTCCTCTCCCATATACATCCGCAGCCGGTCCCCGATTTGAAGTCCCCGGTAACGGTAAGGGTTTCCACAGTAAAAGAAATCACCGATTTTAATCATATAAAATCCGGATGCCAAAGCAACAAACTCATCGGCATGTAACGGTAATTCCCGCATCGTTCCGGTAAAAACGGTCGTTTCGTTCACTTGTAAAGAATAGTTTACATTCTCCCCCTGATAGTCCCGCAACTCACTTTGCGCTGCGGAATCGTCGAAGGCTGCAGCAACACCACACGGCAACCCTTTCATTTTCAATTCGCTCTCCAATGTGTCCGCATAAAAACGCAAACCGACGCCCACCTCATTGTAATACCTGCCGGCAAACCGCTCGGATACACCTTTCCCCAGCTTACAGGCACGAAACACCAATTGCGGTACACAACTCAATTCCCGGGTAAATGCCGGAAAATAAAAATCATTGTTATTACGCAACAAAGCATTATCCCCGATGACCCCCACCGTAAAACTACCTTGTTCGTTATATTCTGCACATAGAAGCTTCATATCCTATACCCGGTCAAAAAAGAAGTTCCGTTAACGGACGCTTCGGTACATGATGAGTACCGTCAGCTTCCCGCCAATACCTGTAATCTTCTTCCTCCATATCATCCACAACCACCTTCTCCACTGGTTTTCCCAATGCAATCACATACATAATCCGCATATATTCCGGCAACTGCAACACTTTAACCAACCGGTCGTTCTTAAAAGCCTTGATTATACATCCGCCGTAACCTTTTTCTACCGCCCCCAAAAGTATCGTCTGTGCCTGTATTCCGTCATCACACAAACAATTCTCCACAATCCGGGTATCCAGTAATTGAACCAGGTAAGCAGCCGGACGTTCTCCCTCGGCAGGACCGGCCCAATCAGTCAGATATCCGGCCCAGGCCAATGCCGGAAATATTTCGGCACATTTTTCCCTTGTAGAAACGATACGGTATTTCAACGGCTGTGCATTACGCCCGGAAGCACACCAGCGAGTCAATGCCACCAATTCTTTTAATTCATCCTCCGATAGCCTTACCTGCTCGTCAAAACGACGGTAACTCCGGTTCTTCTGTAACAGATCCTGTAACATAATTCAATTTTATTATACCAATCTCAATATTTGTAATCCATCGACTTTTTCGACGATTTTATCCCTTCGGGTGACAAAATAAATTTATCTTTGTCAAGGTTGTCAAAAATAACAAAAAAAAAGAAAGCCTGAAAGTAAAATCGTCGGGCACAGGATTTATAAAAAAGGGTATATGAATTCATTCCTGCAACTGTTAGCCGAAGATCTGATTCGTAAATATCAGTACAATCTGAAAGACCTGACGGTGTTGTTTCCGAATAAAAGAGCCGGATTATTTTTGGCCGAAGCATTATCCAAGCGGATTGGTCAACCGATATGGATGCCTGCTATTCTCACGCTTCCGGAGTTTATCGAACGGCAAACCGGACTGAAAACAGCCGACAACCTCCCTCTAATTATTAAATTATACAAAGCATATACCCAGGTATCCGGTTCTACGGAGAAATTCGAAGATTTCTACTTCTGGGGAAACATGCTTTTAGGAGATTTCGACGACATCGACAAATACCTGGCAGATCCTCAGGCTTTATTTTCCAATATAATCTCTCTGAAAGAAGTTGAAATCAATTTTCCTTACCTTTCTCCGGAACAGATCGATGCCGTAAAAAGCTTCTGGAGCAGTTTCAATCCTGAAAAATACAGTCTGGAGCAACAGGAATTTCTCAAAGTATGGAACAACCTCTATCCGACCTACCTGAAATTCAAAGAACGGCTTTTTAAAGAAAATCTCTGTTACGAAGGAATGGGACAGCGTTTCTTTTATGAGCATATCGAAAACTATGCTCAAAAAACACCGGTTATCTTTGCCGGTTTCAATGCATTGAACAAATGCGAAAAACAAATATTCACCTTTTACAAAAACAATAAACAAGCTATATTCTACTGGGATTACGACATATATTACACCTCAAATGAATTCCACGAGGCCGGAAACTTTATCCGGGAGAACCTGACCTTATTCCCCAATGAATTAGGTCCCGAACATTTCAACAATTTCAAATACAACGGTAAAAATATCGAATACATCTCAGTACCTTCCAATATCGGGCAAGCCAAACTTATCCCGACCCTACTGAATGATGCCTCCCGCAAAAATCCACGGAAAACGGCTCTGGTACTATGCGATGAACGGCTGTTAATTCCGGTCATGCATTCTATCCCGGAAGATATCTCCAAAATAAACATTACCATGGGCTATCCGGCCCAAAACACCTCCGTCGCGGCATTACTGTATATGCTGGGGGAATTGAAAAATTACAGCAAAACCGAAAACGGTAACACCTATTACTATTATAAACCGGTCATTGCTTTACTCAACCACAAATTGATCAAAGACAGCTGCCCCGAAGACATTGACAAGATCACGGATTACATCCGAAAAAAAAATATTGTATATATTGCCGGGAAAAATCTACACTTCAACGCCCTAACCCGTGTAATCTTTTCCGAAGAGGAACAAAATATTCCCGATTATCTGCTCCGCATCTTAAAATTACTTTCGGCCTCTTCTCCGGACACGGAAAGAACACTTTATCCGCTGGAAAAGGAATTTATCTTTACTTTTTATACACAGATACAGTGCCTAAAAAACACGTTCGAAGAAGAAAAAATCGTGCCCGAGAACAAACTGTACTTACAGATCATCAATAAAATCATCAACACAACGACAATACCCTTTAGCGGAGAACCTCTCGAAGGATTACAAATCATGGGACTGCAAGAAACCCGTATGCTGGACTTCGACAACCTGATCCTTTTTTCCGCCAACGAAGGTATTATTCCACACACAGGGCATATTTCCTCTTTTATCCCTTACAATTTAAGAGTCGGCTTTCAGCTCCCGACTCCGGAACACCAGGATGCTCTGTTTGCTTATTACTTTTACCGGGTACTACAACGTGCCAGACAAATAAAAATCCTTTATAATTCAGTAACACAAGGCTTATCCGGTGGAGAAAAAAGCCGTTTTTTGCTCCAGATGAAATACGAATCGGGCTTACCGATCACGGAACACAATTTCCAGAACCATATCTCCGTAGAAGAAGCCCGGAAAATAGAAATCGTATACAACAAGGAAATTCTTGATACCTTATACGCATATACACAATCTCCGGAGATATCCCTGTCTCCCTCGGCCTTAAACATATACATCGACTGCCCTTTGAGATTCTATTTCAAATACATTGCCGGAATCAAGGAAAAAGAAGAAATGGCCGAAGAATTGGATCAACGCTTATTGGGAAATATCTTCCACGAATGTTCCCAATCGTTATATGCAACAGTCGCTGAACAGGAAATAACTGCGGACGTAATTAACCGGATACTTCATAACCGGGAACAGCTCGATAAACACATCCGGAAATCGTACCTGAATTTTTACGATTCACAGGTCATCCGCCTGATCGACAGCGGTAGCAACGAACTTATACTGGAAGTTATAAAAAAATACCTCCGGCAAATGTTTCAGTATGACAAAACCATATGTCCGTTCCGCATTATCTCCATGGAAAAAAGATACACCGTTCCCATCCCGATAAATACGCCAAACGGTTTAAAATCCGTATACATAGGCGGCATTATCGACCGGATAGACCAAATTGATCATGCTGTCCGGATCATTGACTATAAAACAGGAGCAGATACAACTGTTTTCCGGGATATACCGTCGATCTTCGATCCGACGGACAACAACCGGAACAAAGCTGCATTTCAAACCCTTCTTTATTGCCTGATGTTCGGCTACAATCATCCGCAATATCCGGTACTTACTCCGGGCATATACAGTACAAAACTGCTTTTCGGAAAAGATTACAACTACAAATTAAAATGCAACAATTCCTATATCTCCGATTTCAGTGCTTACAGAGAGGATTTTTATCAGTTACTTACAGAATTATTGAGTCGTCTTTTTTCTTCAGACAACTCTTTTACGCAAACTCTTAATGAAAAAAAATGCCGGACTTGTCCCTATTCCGGCATTTGCAGAAAATAAAAATACAAAAGATTCCCCAGAGCCACCACCGATAAATTTCCGACAGCCCCGGGAGAAAAATCGAATAAATAGATACCAACAAGCTTGACACAAAAAATGACATCGTCTCCAATGCCATGTCTATTTTAATCAAAGAGTTTTCCTCTATATAAAACGAGAAAGGCCATCGTATAAACGACAGCCCTCTACGTAATACATTGTATCAGCACATTTTAGCGCATATTTTATATCAATATTCGTCCTCGTTGAAAAAGAAATCATCTTTACTCGGATAATCCGGCCAAATGTCTTCGATACTTTCAAAAATTTCCTCATCATCTTCAATATCCTGAAGATTTTCAATTACTTCCATTGGTGCACCGGAACGGATAGCATAATCTATCAATTCATCTTTAGATGCAGGCCAAGGTGCATCTTCCAATTTCGACGCAAGTTCAAGGGTCCAGTACATAGTATATTCGTTTTAACCGTTTTCCAAAATTTTCGCAAAAGTAAAGTTTTTACGGGAAAAAACAATAGTGAGAGGTCAAATTATTGTTAATAATTCTAAAAACACGCTTGAAAAAGCAAAGGCTCAATATGTATTGTCGCATCCATATTCAATTCTTTTTTTATGCGAACCTCTACTCTGGTAGCCAGGGCATGTGCTTCTGCCACGGTTTTTTCCCCGGGGATTTTTACATGAAAAGTAAATTCAATATGATCCCCGTAATTATGGATATGAAAATGATGCGGAAACGCACTTTCTCCCATTTCTTCGGCAACGATCTTTTTTACTTCACTGACCGTAGCGGCAGAAGGCTCTTCCCCCAAAATTTTATTGACGGCTTCCCGGATAATTCCATAAGCGGCATAAAAAAGCATCAAAGAAACCACAATTCCCAAAGCACTGTCCATCCACCAGATATAGGGACTCAAAAATATACCCGCCAAAACGACTACGGAAGAAAGCGCATCGCTCCGGTGATGCCATCCGTCTGCCTTTACCGAAGAATTCCCGGTTATCCGGGCAATCCGGAACGCATATTGGGCCAATCCTTCTTTCACGGCAATAGAAAGGATCGTAGCAACATACGCCCATGCTCCGAAACGGGCAAATTCATGTGCCGTAAACTTAGCAATGGAATCCTTGATAAATTCGATACCGACCATCACTAACAACAAAGCAATAATAATAGCTGAAATCTGTTCCCAGCGTCCATGACCGAAAGGATGTTCTTTATCCGGTTTACGGGTTGACAAACGAATTCCGACAATGACCATCAGCGAAGTAAGAGAATCCGAAAGGGTATGCCAGGCATCTGCAATCAAAGCTACAGAAGCCGATACGATCCCTGCATAATATTTCAACACGAAAAGCAGCAAATTCAATATGACGGAGACAACTCCTTCCTGGTACCCCAGCTTCGAATTAGATTTCCCCATAATTATCAAATATTTTACTCATCGGAGAAGTGTTGCAATACTCTTCGGTAGGTATTAAAAATTTTAGCCTTGGAAACGAAACCGATGTATTTATCATTCTGAATAACCGGAAGATTCCAGGCATCTGTCTCCTCAAATTTTTTCATCACGACATCCATCGGATCTTCAACATTTACAACAGCAGGCGGCGTCACCATATAATCCCGTACATAAGTCGTCGTGTACAAATCCTGATTAAACATGATTTTCCGGATATTATCCAGCAATACGATTCCCAACAACTCCCCGTTTACGTCGATTACCGGAAAAATATTCCGCGAAGATTTGGATACAACCTTCACCATATCTCCTAACGTAGCATCCACCGATATGGTTTTGAGATCGGTCTCAATTACTTTATCCAGCTTCATCAATGTAAGCACAGCCTTATCCTTATTATGAGTGATCAGATCCCCTTTCATAGCCAAACGGCGGGCATAAATAGAATGGGGCTCCATCCCCCTCCCCGTCAGATGCGCCACAACAGATGTAAGCATAAGCGGCACCAGCATAGCGTATCCCCCGGTAATCTCCGCAATCAAAAACATAGCTGTAAGCGGGGAATTCATAACTCCGGACATGACTCCCGCCATTCCGGCCAAAACGAAATAACTCACAGGCACCGTAACAATTCCGGACATATTGATCAATGTAGCTATCAAAAAGCCACCTACACCGCCGGTAAATAAACTGGGAGCAAAAACACCACCTACACCACCGCTACCATTGGTAAGCGCAGTAGCAATCACTTTCACGAATACCAGACCGATAACATACAATACAACCATGAACATACTCCCTTTCAGACTGAAAAAATAGGTATTGTTCAATATATTGTCTGCATTATCTGTCAGTAAGTCCTGTAATGAGGTATACCCCTCCCCGTACAACGGAGGAAAAATATAAATCAACAAACCGAGCAATGCCCCCCCCACCAACACCTTTTTAAAAGGATTCTTGATAGAAGCCACAAAATGCTCGATACGGATATTCATCCGGATAAAATAAACCGATAAAAAACCGCAGAATATGCCTAAAATAATATAATACGGTACATTAGCCAACGAAAAATGATCGTGTACGGTAAAATCGAGAACCATCCCGTCCCCCATCAGGAAGTACACCAAAACATAGGAAGAAATAGCCGAAATCATCAACGGTATCAAAGAAGCCATTGTCAAATCCAGCATCAGCACTTCGAGCGTAAAGACAATTCCGGCAATAGGAGCCTTAAATATACCGGCAATGGCACCGGCGGCACCGCATCCGATCATTAGTGTCATGACCTTATAATTCATCCGGAAAAAGCGGGCCAGATTCGAACCGATAGAAGCCCCCGTCAACACAATGGTAGCCTCCGTACCAACAGACCCTCCGAAACCGATCGTAATCGTACTGGCAATCATCGATGAATAATTGTTATGAGGCTTTATCATACTGTTCCGGCGTGAAATCGCATACAACACTTTCGTTACCCCATGACTGATATCTTCACGCACAAAATAACGGACAAAAAGAGACGTCAACCATATACCTATAAAAGGATAAATAAAAAAAAGCAAACTTCCCCCGTCCACCTGAAGCCGTTCTGTAAAAAACAAATGGGTATAATGCACCATATTTTTCAACATAACAGCAGCCAGTCCGGTCACGACGCCCACCAACAGGCTCAAAACCAGAATAAAATTCTTTTCTTTTACATAGCGTACCCGCCAAATCAAAAAACGTCCGAACCAATTACTCCACCACGACATGATTTCAATATTAAGACAGTCCTGTCACTGTATGCAACATCATTTGTCTTGTCTATTTTTTATTAATACTTTTCAATGAACCGTACTGCGGATAAAACTCCAGTGACAACCCCTCATTACTGATGACATCCGTTGGAATTGTTTTAATTACGCCGAGTTGTGGAACAACTGTAGGGAAACTCTGCAAAACCTCGTTGACTTTCATTAAACTCACGGTTGCTGTTGCCGGAACACGATAATAAATCGCACTGGAAGCAGGCACCGTTGTATTATCGGAAGGGGCTGACGGAACAATGACATTGTCTACTCTAATTCCATAAGCCATTGCCGAAACATTTCTTTTCGGCACAATACCGGCAGCTTCTGTAAAGCGGAATGCCACAACGGTCTCTCCGGCCTTTTCCGGAACAACGGTAAATGTTTGCTCAAAACGCTGTACAGACTCTTTCCCCATAAATAACATCAGGTAATCTTTTTCCATGCGATCGAATTCTTTCAGAATAATACGCAAGGATTCTCCGTCCGGCACACTGTTCTCCGCTGCCAACAACCGGGTACGCTCTGAACGTATCCTAAAAATTTCTTTTACGGCTTCACTCATATTATCTTCCGCACTCTTCGTCGTATACCTGACAATAGGATCCCATATTTTTTTCATCACTCCGTCAATCTCCTGATATGTGTAATTGGTATCAAGCACTTCTTTCAACGGATTATAGGTGTTCAGCGATGTTATATCCACTACCTCTTCAGTCTCCTCCTGAAAAGGCACATAACTCCAAACAGCATCCGGCACCGGCGATGCCGAAGAACGGGCTGCAACACCTGCAATAAACCCCTCCGGACTCAAACTCAACATGACAGGATTATAATCGCCGCTGCTCGTCATAGCGTACATTGCATTTTCATCCGGGATATAATAAGGCTTCATTTCAATATCAACGATCCTCCAATAATTTCCGGCTACGGTAATGTCGGGTTTCACCCCCAACTCCCGTTCGGCATTTTTCCAGAAAGGTCCGGGAACCTGATGCGTACATTCCAATTGAACCTTCACTTGATAAGCAACTTTAGGCAAACAGTAACTTACCGTAAGAGGCGTTGTTATTTCTTTCTTTTTCTGTGCCGTCACGGAAAAAAAGATTCCGGCAGTCAATAACAATACAAAAGCAATCTTTCTCATAAACGTTGTGATTTATTCCTTATTACTTCGTTTTTTACTAATTCCAAAGTATGCCAGGCCTTCCCCATATTTTCAGCAACCAAACCCGCATATACCCCTCTTTCTCCAACCTCTTCAGCCACATAATCCCCCACCAGTCCATGGGCATAAACGGCACATTTGACAGCTTCTTCAGAAGGCATTCCGTTCGCCGATAAAGCCAGTATAACCCCTGTCAACACATCTCCCATCCCTCCTTTAGCCATTCCGGGATTACCGGTCATATTAAACCAGTATTTTCCGGCAGGCGATACGATAACCGTATGAGCACCTTTCTGTAAAATACATACGTTATAACGACTTGCAAAAATGCTTAATTTATTTAATCTCTCAAAATCATTTCCGCTTTTTCCGGCCAATCTTTCAAATTCTTTAGGATGAGGAGTAAGTATAGACCCCTCGGGCAACCTATCCAACAGAGCAGGATGAGCTGCCAATATATTCAAAGCATCTGCATCCAGTATAAGAGGCCTCTTCCACTCTTCCAGTAGCATTTTTAACGCCCGTACCGTTTCCGGCTTTTGTCCCAATCCCGGACCAACGGCTATCGCATCGTATTTTTCCGCATTCTTCAACACCGAAAAACAACATTCAGAAAGATCCGTATCCGCCAAAGCTTCCGGAACGGCCATCTGTATCAATTGCCGTTCCCCGCACGGGATATGACAACTAAGCAAACCGAGTCCCGAACGCACCGCGGCTTTGGCCGCCAGAATGGCCGCTCCCATCATACCCTGTGAACCGGCAATCAGCAAACCGTGCCCATTCGTTCCTTTGTGGGCAAAAGTTTCCGCTACCGGTAATTCATCTGCAACAAGACGCTCCGTTAAATAATAATAAGGGGTAGATGTAAGTGAGATTCCCTCCGGATGAAGTCCGATATCGACTATACTCCACTTACCGACAAAAGCAGCATTCTCCGGAAACATAAAAGCCAGTTTGGGAAATTGAAACGTCAATGTATAGTCAGCCCGTACAATACAATCCCTGTCATTGCCTGAATTATCCTCTCCCATCAGCCCGGAAGGAATATCCACAGCCACTACCCGGTTAGGAACCGCATTGATTTTATGAATCACGCCTGCTGCCGGTCCGGTAACAGGACAATTGAGGCCGGAACCGAACATGGCGTCTATAATTACAGCATTCTCTTCCGGTACAAAATCATTCTCCCCCGATACCACGACGATTTTCCCTTTCCAGCGTTCACTATTCTTCTCACAATCCGGACTCATTTTTGTCCCGGCCAACTGAAATACAGTAACCGCATATCCTTTTTCTGCCAGTAACCGGGCAATGACAAAACCGTCACCCCCATTGTTACCTCTGCCTGCAATTACCGTAAACCGGACATAATTGCCATAAATTTCTAAAAATTTTTCAGTCCATTTTATAGCAGCCCTCTCCATGAGGTCTATCGATTTTATAGGCTCATGTTCAATCGTATAGCGATCCAGTTCTGCGATCTGCAAGGTTTTAAAGATTTTATTTAACATTCTCATCTGTCTACTCAAACGTTTTAAAATCGAAAAATAAAGAAAAATTCTTATATTTGCCCCCGCTGAAAATAATAATTAAATCTAAATAATTAAGTCTATGTTTAAAAACCAACCTAAAGGACTGTATGCCCTGGCTCTTGCCAACACAGGAGAACGTTTCGGGTATTACACGATGCTTGCTATTTTTACACTTTTCCTGCAGGCAAAATTTGGCTTTAGTTCAACAGCTACATCTAACATTTTTGCTGGTTTCTTGGCCTTAGTTTATTTTTTACCAATTTTAGGAGGTATTCTTGCCGATAAATTTGGTTACGGAAAAATGGTAACGGCCGGTATCGTTGTCATGTTTGCCGGTTATACCTGCCTTGCAATCCCTACCGGGGGGGATGCTTTCGGTATTGCTGCCATGTTCGGGGCACTTTTCCTAATAGCATTGGGTACAGGCTTATTCAAAGGCAATCTTCAGGTAATGGTCGGTAATCTTTACGACGACCCGAAATATTCAGACAAACGCGACACCGCATTCAGTCTATTTTATATGGCTATCAATATCGGTGCTCTTTTTGCTCCTACAGCTGCCTCAAAAATTACGGAACATTTCATGGGAAAAGCCGGTTTCAAATACCAAGGCGATATTCCTGCCCTTTGTCACGAATTTTTGGATAAAGGACAAGAAATGGCAACCGAATCACTCAATACATTGACTCAATTTGCTCACCAAGTATCCGGATTCAACGGAGACCTGGCTGCATTCTCTCATAAATACATCGATGAGCTATCTCTTTCATACCACTATGGATTTGCCGTGGCATGTATTTCACTTATCGCATCAATGCTTATCTACCAGGTATTCAAGAGAACCTTCAAACATGCAGATGTCAACACAAAACAAGCTGCTGCAAACGGAAA
It encodes the following:
- a CDS encoding chloride channel protein; the protein is MSWWSNWFGRFLIWRVRYVKEKNFILVLSLLVGVVTGLAAVMLKNMVHYTHLFFTERLQVDGGSLLFFIYPFIGIWLTSLFVRYFVREDISHGVTKVLYAISRRNSMIKPHNNYSSMIASTITIGFGGSVGTEATIVLTGASIGSNLARFFRMNYKVMTLMIGCGAAGAIAGIFKAPIAGIVFTLEVLMLDLTMASLIPLMISAISSYVLVYFLMGDGMVLDFTVHDHFSLANVPYYIILGIFCGFLSVYFIRMNIRIEHFVASIKNPFKKVLVGGALLGLLIYIFPPLYGEGYTSLQDLLTDNADNILNNTYFFSLKGSMFMVVLYVIGLVFVKVIATALTNGSGGVGGVFAPSLFTGGVGGFLIATLINMSGIVTVPVSYFVLAGMAGVMSGVMNSPLTAMFLIAEITGGYAMLVPLMLTSVVAHLTGRGMEPHSIYARRLAMKGDLITHNKDKAVLTLMKLDKVIETDLKTISVDATLGDMVKVVSKSSRNIFPVIDVNGELLGIVLLDNIRKIMFNQDLYTTTYVRDYMVTPPAVVNVEDPMDVVMKKFEETDAWNLPVIQNDKYIGFVSKAKIFNTYRRVLQHFSDE
- a CDS encoding DUF4831 family protein is translated as MRKIAFVLLLTAGIFFSVTAQKKKEITTPLTVSYCLPKVAYQVKVQLECTHQVPGPFWKNAERELGVKPDITVAGNYWRIVDIEMKPYYIPDENAMYAMTSSGDYNPVMLSLSPEGFIAGVAARSSASPVPDAVWSYVPFQEETEEVVDITSLNTYNPLKEVLDTNYTYQEIDGVMKKIWDPIVRYTTKSAEDNMSEAVKEIFRIRSERTRLLAAENSVPDGESLRIILKEFDRMEKDYLMLFMGKESVQRFEQTFTVVPEKAGETVVAFRFTEAAGIVPKRNVSAMAYGIRVDNVIVPSAPSDNTTVPASSAIYYRVPATATVSLMKVNEVLQSFPTVVPQLGVIKTIPTDVISNEGLSLEFYPQYGSLKSINKK
- a CDS encoding NAD(P)H-hydrate dehydratase, with translation MRMLNKIFKTLQIAELDRYTIEHEPIKSIDLMERAAIKWTEKFLEIYGNYVRFTVIAGRGNNGGDGFVIARLLAEKGYAVTVFQLAGTKMSPDCEKNSERWKGKIVVVSGENDFVPEENAVIIDAMFGSGLNCPVTGPAAGVIHKINAVPNRVVAVDIPSGLMGEDNSGNDRDCIVRADYTLTFQFPKLAFMFPENAAFVGKWSIVDIGLHPEGISLTSTPYYYLTERLVADELPVAETFAHKGTNGHGLLIAGSQGMMGAAILAAKAAVRSGLGLLSCHIPCGERQLIQMAVPEALADTDLSECCFSVLKNAEKYDAIAVGPGLGQKPETVRALKMLLEEWKRPLILDADALNILAAHPALLDRLPEGSILTPHPKEFERLAGKSGNDFERLNKLSIFASRYNVCILQKGAHTVIVSPAGKYWFNMTGNPGMAKGGMGDVLTGVILALSANGMPSEEAVKCAVYAHGLVGDYVAEEVGERGVYAGLVAENMGKAWHTLELVKNEVIRNKSQRL